Genomic segment of Vidua macroura isolate BioBank_ID:100142 chromosome 17, ASM2450914v1, whole genome shotgun sequence:
caggagcagggggcTGCCGGCGGGCACAGGACACGGCTCCGCACTGGTGTTCCGCGGGAGCAGGGTGGGTGAAGGGGGCGGCCCCAAACCGAGAGAGGGTGATGAGGAAGGCGGCAAAGGGACAGGATGGGAATGGAAGGGAGCATCAGCGGGACCTGCCTTCCACAGCCACAATGGTAGGCAGCGAGGTGGTACCCACAGGCTCAGCCCTGTGCATGGGTCCGTCCTGCCCGGGATGCTCTCTGTCAGACGTGAAGAAGCATTGGAGAAAGCGATGAAGGGATACACCTCTggcacagcttttcctcaggaCTTGCACCACAGGGAGAGTGGTGCTGCAGtgtgctgtgccccagcccttccctggctgaTGGCTGCgccagagctggcagctttCCATGCCCTGGCATGGCACTGTCATGATCCCTGGCAATGGAGAGGCCGGTGCCAACCTTCCCACgtctgtccccagcacaggcttATCCCCAGGAGGCTACggaagctgctggtgctgccccagcccagcctgggcatgCTGCTGCCACCCGGCTGGGCTCCCTgagggctgtgcctgcacagcTGTCCTGTCCTACCGGTCCCCCCAGCTCGAGGGCTGTGGCCAGGATGCCACCAGGGAGACCAGGCCCTGCCCGGGTGTGGCTCATTACCTGCATGGCAGGTATTAGCTTGGTTTAggcaccagccctgctccctccgCCCCGCCTGCACACCTTAAATCCCAGCCCACCACACCCGAGGCCAGACCTAGCCATCCAGGGCACCATGGAGCTGCCACCTGGCTGTCTTCtcctcctggctgccctgctccccctAGCCAAGCGGTCCAGCCCGGCCCCGCACACACCTGGACAAAAGGAACTGGGGATGGGTGAGTGTGGCCAGGTCATGGCCTGGGAATGGGGATACTCTGGTGCCACTGTTGCCCAGTGCTTCCCACTGCCCCACATGCTGCCAGGTGCCTACAAGTGTGGGACTGTGGGAGCTTGGGGTCTGACGCCGGGGCACTGGGGGGCTGCTGCGGCCCCTGCTGTGTGCCTCTCAGCAGCGTCCTGGCCACTGTGTCCTGCAGCAAAGCCTGGGTACTGCTACCACATCCCAGAGGTGGAGGACCTGCTGGACAAGGACTGTGGCTCCTGCCACATGGGTGCCTCCTGTTCACGCTGCACCCGTGATGCCGACTGCCACGGAGCCACCAAGTGCTGTCCCAGCAAGTGTGGCTACACATGCCAGGAGCCAGTGTTGGGTGAGGACTCTGTGGTGGTTGGGGCTCTGGAGTGGCAGCGTGGCATTCACAAGGGTGGGTGACAGGAGGGGTGTTGGCTGGCATGGGGTAGCAAATTGGGAAGGGAGGTCCCTGGGGTGTTCCTGAGCTCTTGATGGGTCTTGCAGACCCTGGGGGTCACCACACTGTGCTGTGGGGAAGCTACTGGTGTGTGGGGCTGTAGGAAGGTgggtgcagggctgtgtgctggcaCGAAGGGTATGGCAGTAAAAAGGAACCAGAACTGTGCAGGGCTGAGGGCGTGAGAGCGCTGAGCGTGGTGATGTgtccccccctgccctggctcagccTGTCCCCTTTGGATCGTGCAGATTTCTGCTACCTGCCCTCAGTCTGTGGGAACTGCAAGGCGCTCTTCCGCCGCTTCTTCTTCAATGCCTCCAGCCAGCAGTGTGAGGAGTTCATCTACGGCGGCTGTGGCGGCAACAGGAACAACTTTGAGACCAAGGGCGAGTGCTTCCAGGCCTGTTCCCACGTCAGTAACTAGCAATGTGCTGTGGGCCATGGGCCACAgatggcagctgctcctggcccctCTCCTGATGCCCCAGCTCTCAGTTCCAggtgcctggcagtgctggcccAGGAGGTGGTGGCttctgcacagcccctgcctgggggaagctgctgctggtggccatATCCCCAACCCTACAGGGAGACCATGGGGCTGGTGGCAATGAGGGCTGTGGGCCTGGGTAGCCATGCTGGGGGCTGTGGCTTGCCTGGGATGCTCACTGGCCTAAGGACAGGGACATGTGCCTGCCCCTGACAGCGTGGATGCCCCCTCCTCTGCCTGGTGCCTGAGCCGAGGAGCCTGTCCCTCCCCTTGGACTGTGACAATACAAGGACGGGTCCCTGGATGAGCACGTCTGGGTCTGGtccttcctgcctgtgctggcaggagcagacaGTGCCTGTCCCTCTGGGCACTCGTCCCTCATGGGGACCGGGCGGTGGGTGCCTCCAGCAGCATGGCACGGCAGGGCTCACCCAGCCAccaccctgcagctccccttGCCACGGATGGGCTCCCAGCCCAACCAAGCCTTCAAGCTGCTGACATGACCTGACTGGGAGCTGAAGCCACTGAATGGAGGAGGAACAGCTCCTGCCTCGATGGATGCCTGGGGTGGTGCCTGTCCCCCCCCTGCCCTGAGCCGGGTCTGTGTGTCTGCACTGCTTCATTGGTCCTGTGGCACCAACTGCGGCTGAACCTCCTGGCCCTGAAGGCCTCAGGTGATTTCAAGGCCACTCCAGGACCACATGGGCATCTGGGGGCAGTCAAGCACAGACTTTATTGCTGGAggtggtggggaggggagaggcCAGCTGGGACTCATGACTGTCCCATGTCCCCTAgcttcctgctgcagaggaacTGCTCTCCCATCACACAGCATCTGAAAAGGAGGATATGCTTTTAGGGAGCAATAAGGCTGCAGGAGTGAGGGACCAGTGGCCGTGCTGGCCAGCTCCATGAGAGCTCCATCCCACTCTGCATCACTTCAAATCCCCTCTCCCTGCAAATGcgtctgctgggagcagagcaatGGGGCAGCAGTGGGAACTGGCCTTACAGTgatgctgagctgggagcaTGCTGAGGGCTGTGCCCTTCATACAGGTCAGCTGGCACCCTGCATGACCTGGTGCTAGCCCTGGTGCTGGCCCCCTTACGATGGCCATAGGCCTCCTTACCACCAGGCACCCGCGTGCAGACGTGGCCACAGCCGTTGCTGCAGCACTTGTGGCCCCAGGGACACTCCTCGTCGAGGCTGCACAGGTCCAGGCAGGTCCCACCGCCCCCAGGCATGGGGCACACTCcacctctgcctgcagagcagagcacccTGCCATGGACCACCTGGCTGAGACAGCCCATGTCTCCTGGGGCAACACTGGGTCTCCTGTCCCTCACCTCCAGGAGCGTCCATGCAGACACGGCCGCAGGAGGTGCGGGTGcacctctgtccccagggacaCTGTGAGTCGGCCTCGCACTCCTCCGAGCACCGCTGAGCActgggctggggcacagccacAGTGTCACGCTCTGTGGGGAGGGGAGAACGATCACCTGGTGACTAAGCTGAGGCTGTGTGTGCTCATCACTTGCACAGAAAGGGGGGGAGGCATGGAAAGAACGATGGGGGCAGATCATATCTGTGGAGGATGTGAGACCCCCACAGGTACAGCCACCTTGGCAGACCCAGCTCAGGGTTCCAGTGTGGTCATGCTGAGGGGTGCTCATTGGGGATGAAGGGCCAGGAATGCCCCAGGGTGGGTGCCAAGGGGACCcgggctctgtccctgctgggctgggcggGTGTGAGGGGCTGACCTTGCAGGGAGGCTGGCGTGCAGACGTGGCCACAGCCGTTGCTGCAGCACTTGTGGCCCCAGGGACACTCCTCGTCGAAGTCGCACAGGTCCAAGCACGTGCCCCTCtccctggggatggggcacaCTCCCACTCTGCCTGCGAGGTAATCACCCAGCTGGGACACATCTGGCCTGAGGCACCTCACCATGGGGCACTCCATGGCAGCCACACATGTCTCCCAGAGGGCCTGGCTGGTTCTCACCTCCAGGGATCTCCATGCAGACGTGGCCACAGCCGATGCTGGTGCACCGCTGCCCCCGGGGACACTGTGAATCAGCCTGGCACTCCTCCACACACCGGCCATCAGCTTTGTCCCCGCTGTCTGCAGGGGCACCAACTTTCTGTCACCTGGCTGCCCttggggggctggggctggggccagcTCCCCCAGAGCAGGCTATGCCTTCTACCTCTGGGCACGGCCACGCACTCCCGGCCACAGCCGGTGTCGCAGCACTTCTCCTCTCGCCGGCAGACACTGTCATCCAGGCACTGGCTCCCGCGCCGGCGCCGCAGGTCCCAGCACGGCCCTGCCCGGGGGCACTCTCCGGGGTGCTCTGCCAGAGGAGGGGACTCGGGTGAGGGAGGAGGTCCCAGCCCCGCTCTCACATCGCTCCCCTGTGCTGGTGGCCGGGCTGCCACGCTCACCTTGGGCAGGGCGTGTGCAGCGCATGGCGCAGCCAGAGAAGCAGCACTTCTCCTGCCGGGAGCAGTCCCTGTCGTGGGTGCACGAGTCCATCTCCGTGCACGGCTCCGATGCGTGTTGTGGCCTCACTTTTGGGCACACACCGGGTTTTTCTGAGAGGGACAGGAAGagacagcaggaggagggacCACCCTGTATTGCAGGCACCTCCTTTGGTGCAGCCTCGGGGTGCCCTGACCCGGGGATCTGAGTGCTTGCCCTGTGGCAGCGCTGTCCCACATCCTGCGCCCAGGAGCTCTGACAGCATTCCCGGTGGAATCACTGTTCTAGCGATCGTCTCCTCACCTGGTTCGGGGGCTGAGCACACGTAaccacatctgctgctgctgcagcacttctcagcccctgggcactgccagtcCTTGGTGCAGGTGGTGCCACACGGGGCCAGCGAAGCCTCCTCAGCCAGCGGGCAGATGCCTGGTTTCTCTaggggcaggaggcagcagggctgggagtgcaAGCAGCAACAGCGGGTCTTCCCCACCCAGCGTCACagtccctggagctgggggacACCCCTGCCCGTATCTGGCACCTCGGGACGGGGGCAGGCAGACGTAGTCGCAGCCACGGAGGCAGCACTTCTCCTCGCGGGGGCACTCGCCATCGTGCCAGCACCAGGCTCTGCAGTCGTAACTGGGGAACAGCCCGGCACGGACTGGGCAGAACCCGTCCTTCCCTGCAGGCATGGAGTGGGGTGGCTGCAGTGCCACTGCTTGGAGACACAGCCGTGGCGACCAGGGCATATGGGGCTCCCAGCCCCCTCACCTTGGCTGTTTGCCACACAGTGCCTGCTGCACAGCTGGTGACAGCACACATGGGACGGGGGACAGTCCTCGTCCTTGAAGCATCCCCACTGGTGCTGCAGTGGCCTTTGAGTGActggggcagggctggtgtCCTCTGCACCGCGGAGCAGGATGAGAGCATGATGGTGGCCTCACCGGAGGCTGGTTGCTCTgtgcccttccctccccactccAGTGCCCACCTGGGGGCTCTGCAGTGTGTCCCCACCCCAGACCTGGCAGAACCCACCCTGGTGAGCATGGGATGAGGGGTCGGGTTTgtgccacagctctgtgccATGGTGGCTGCTGCCCCACGGCGTCATTCCCGGTCTCTGAGCCATGTCCCCGCCCTCACTGCCCATCCTgtcccatcctgtcccatccTGTCCCGTCCTGCCTCACCGGCCGGCACTCTCGGCAGGCACTGGTGGCCACAGCTGCTGTTGCAGCATTTCTGCGCGTCGGGGCAGTCGCTGTCGCCTCGGCACCGCTCCCGGAATGGTCCTGGCTGCACCGTGGGGCCCTCGCTGGGCTTGGGCTGGTCTGACAGGGCAGAAGGGGTGTGACGATTCAGCATCCCCTGCTGGCGCCCTGCCTGCCCCGGGGGTCCCTGGTTCCTGCCATGACCCGCACATTCCTGGTGCCTGCGGCCACGTCCCGGCGTTGGATTTTCCCGGCAGCTGTCAGGAGCTGCCGGTGCAGGGAAAGCACCGTGTGCTGCCCCAGGGGCCAGGGCGTCAGGGAGACAGCTGTGGCACGCAGGGTCCCTGGGGCGAGCCGGGGCTCCCAGCCGTCCCCGCCGAGTCCTTACCCTGCGCCGgctccaggcaggcagagccgCAGCCCAGCGGGCAGCACTTCTGCGCTCCCAGGCAGTCCTTGTCCTccaggcaggggaaggagcagggggCAATGAGCCCCTCGGGGGCTGCTGCCGGGCAGGCACCGGGCTTCTCTGCAGCGCCGAGGGGCCGAAAGGTGAGGCTGCACTGCAGTGTCCTAGGGCAGCACCAGGAAACCTGCCCCTGCCAGACCCCTCTGCCTCACCCtggctgcccccctccctgtgtcccatcccatccacaCATCCCAGCGGCGGTCAGGAGGCTGCTAGCAGCGCTCAGGGGGTTGCTCCATAGCAATGGGGGTTGCAaagggaatgggacagggagaggggtGCCAGCTGCCCCGGGACAGAGGTGTGTCAGCGGCTGTAGCGTGGTGCCGTACCTGCTGCCGGGGGGATGCAGCGGAGCCGGCACTCCCAGTGGCAGCACTTGAGCCCAGCGGGGCAGCTGGAGTCATTGGCACAGAGTGGGGACTCCAGGCGCAAGCAGCGCATGAAGTCCCGTGGACACCGCCCCGGTTTCTGGGAGTCCCCTGCGTTGGGATGGCAATGTCAGGACAGTGCCAGAGCCCCTCATCCTCCATCCCTGGGGAAGCAGGGTGTGGGTCTCTTTGCAGGGAACTGGAGCAGGGACTGCAGCCCAGGGGTTGGAGACTTCTCTGCATCATGGCCTGGGGGTGCTGGACCCCCACACCGAGACctgcatggcacagcacagTGTGGCACAGTGTAGCATGACATGTCATGGGGCGGGGCGGCACGACCCGTGTGTGCCCTCGCAAGTGCCACGAGGAGTGTCACTGGCCCTGTCAGGGTGAAGCCAGCACCAGCTGGAGGTCAGGATCTATTCCTGAGCatcctgctgccacaggcaTCCTCACTGCAAGCAGCACGCTCCTCACTGCTGCcgtctcctcctcttccttctcctcctcctcctcttggcACCCTGTGCTCCTCTTGGCCATGTTGGGAAacctgggacagccctgcctCTGGTACAGGCGAGCTCCAGCTGGCGCCTGTGCccggctcctgctgccagctggggctgcggcgggagctgcctctgccagcagccgGGTGTTTGGGCTGCAAACAGACGCTGCCGGAGTTTcactgcaaacagcagctgcttggTTCAAACAAAGAGGCACTGGCTGTGGTTTCTGTGTGGGCAGAGCCACACCGCAGCTGGGCACCACCGCCCCAGGCACTGTCCCCCGGTGgggggatggcagcaggggtcTGTGCCCAGGATGCAGCAGGGACCCTGCTGCACGTGGTACGGCTGAGAGCTGACAGTTGCTGTGCCCGTGGGGTGCAGGGAGTGCCCACGGGGCTGAGGGCATGCACACATGTCCCTGCACCCTGGGGTGGGGGCAGGGTCccccaggcagcagggctgcagtgcaggtgctgcagccagctgggacaTGGTCCCTGTCAGCATatgctgggcagggacagaggggacacggcAGGGACATGGGGGCCGGGATgcaaggagctgctcccaggctgcctgtgccggcagctgctgggtttgacTCCTGGTACTCACCACCCTTCTCTGGTGTTACACTCGGCTCTGCCCTGAGTATGAGGAGgcccaggaggaggaaaactcCTGGGCTTatggtgctgctggagatgctgtgcatgtctggagctgagctggggcttGGTTTAAAGTCTGGGGTGCCTGAAGTGCCAGGGCAGCTGAAGTTGAGCTGCCTGCTGTGGCAGCTGGTTGTGCTatgggcaggaggggcaggaggaggggcagTTCCCAGAACCTGCCGGCGCCCCGCCAGCCATCCCGCTTATCTCTGCCCAAGCCCTGCTTTGGGGTCATGGTGacctgtggggctgggaaggcCAGATGGGGTCAGGCACTGCTGTCCCCCATGTTGCACCACCCCATCCTTGCTGGAGCTGGCTGCCACTCCCACTCTGGGTTTCCTTCGAGCCTCACTcacccctctgctccctggagTGGGGGCTGTGGATAGACCCCGTGGCTTGGTCCTGGCATGGCAGCACGAGGGGTTCTAACAGCTCTACTGCCatggtgctgctcctcagccaagTGCAGCTTCCATGCATGGGACTGCTTGGGATCCAGCACCATGAGTAAGCAGGTCCTGCCGTGGCCCCTGGCACATGGGTGATGCTCCCTGCCCCCTTTCTTATCTGGGTGCTCTATCTGTCCTGACCCGTGACTGCTTTTCCCACCAGGTTTTGACACTCTGGGATGCTAATGAACCCTTCCTTGGCACAAGGAATCTGAGGGAACTGGTTTTCCAGTCCATGACTGCTGAGTGGACATCATGCAGCCCCCAGGCCCAGCAGGATGGTTACCATGGAACAATGATGGCTGGAAGTCACCTGCATGGAACTGGgaccctctccctgccctcggGCAGCGCCTGCGTGCAGGGATGGCTGCCTGCACCTCCCTGCCTGCAcgcagcccaggctgccagcacctctgggaaGCAGAGCACAGAACAGGGATGGTGACCTAGACCAGAGGTGCCTGTGGGATGGTTTATTCTGTCTCAGTGTTGTGGAGTAGCTGGGGCCATTGTGGATGCAGGGTTTTGCCTCATGTGGGGTTGCTAGGAATATTGGCCGTGGGTAGTGCAGGCAGCATGCAGCCCTTAATGGCATGGCTGGGGGTGCCAGGGACCCCGAGCAGAAGCATTGGAGTCAGCGCTGGTGCCATCCTGCCAGTGCACAGGGTCCAGTGCAGGGAGAGGTGTGGGGTGCACCAGCACCTCTGCTCAGCCCATGGGTGCAATCACAGTGGGGTGGGGATGACCCTGAAatggcagctcctggtgcagccCTTCATGGCCATGGCTACGCTGTACCTGGAAGAGGCAAGTGAGGTGGTCAGTGAGGATGCCTCAGTGCTCCTTCTCTGAGGGATGGGGAGCCCTGTAGTGCTCCCACCCTgtcccccctctgtcccctccaggCTGGAcccaggaggcagcaggctGGAGGGGACTGTACCCCACAGTGGGTGGACGCAGACgcggctgcagccctgcaggcagcacttCTGGCCAAGGGGACAGTCCTTgtcctgcaggcacaggaggagGCAGCCTGATCACCCTctgctgcagggggacagagaCCTGGCCATGCTGGCACATGTGGAGAGAGAAAGGGGTGAGGGGCTCAGGGCACCCCTCCAGGGtggaggagctgccctgcctgcagggtGAGCTCCTCACTGAGCTCCTGCCCCATTGGACAGCAGCTCAGTCCCCAGCTTCCCATTGCCCCCCGGAGGGTCACGGTGACAGGTagggagggggcacaggggtcTTGGCCCCACAGTGTGCCGATGGTTTACCCTTGGTGGGTGGTTTGCAGATGTGACCACAGCCAGTGGTGCAGCACTTGTCGTCCCCAGTGCAGTCACTGTCAGTGTCACACCGCTCCAGGCAGGGCCCCAAGGAGCCCCGCAGCACCATGGGGCACACGCCGGGCTTCGCTGCGGCACGGTGGCTCCCTGGTGACGGGGAAgagtgcagctgtgctgggattcTGTCCCCAGTCCCGCTCCTGGCGCAGCCTCGGTCtccatcctgtccctgtcctgcgCCTCCATCTTCCTTCCCCAAGCACCATGATGACCTCAGTCACCAGCCTCACACCCATACCGGTCTGACCCAGTGAGACCAGTCACAGCTCAGTATGGGATGCCAGCTGGTAGCTGGAGTGGTGAAGGACAACCCTTGCTTTGGTTGCAATCTGAGAGGGGTGCAGGAGGGAGGGTCAGGAGGGGGTTCAGCCTTTCACGTACTCAGAGCCATCTCCCGCCCGTAACGGAGGAGCTGGGCCTGGGGATCCCTTCCCAAAACCCTGAGGGCCAGCTctgagggctggggctgtgcccagggcaggcgtgtggcactgggagctgcagccagtgGCACACACTCCCTGGGGCCTGGATGGATGCCACCAGCTCCACACTTGGCCGGGCACAGCCGCTGTGGCTTGTCCAGCAGTAGGGCCAGGCACAcactgggctctgccagggggGAGATGGGCTAGCACCAGTGCAGTGGTGGGCTGGACATGGGCATCAgagagggctggcagggctgtacCTGTGTCTGGAGGGGTGCAGGCCAACCCACAGCCAGAGAAGCAGCACTtgtgctccccagggcagtcCCGGTCATCGGTGCAGCGGttggggcaggcagcagctctcctctgGGCACGCTTCCATGGGCAGAACCCAGGTTTGGCTGGAGGGAAGGCTCAGGGTTTGGCAtgcagccagcctggccccACTGCCCACGACTCCCCTATAGTGTGATGGGGGCTGCAGacccctggggctgccccagggcaTCCTCAGCCTGGCATGGGGATCCCCAGGACACCTCACCTGGCTCAGCAAGCACGCAGCGAGTGCAGCAGCCGCGGGTGCAGCACTTCTGCCCCGAGTGGCATGTGGTGTCGTTGTGACATCTCATCCCACAGCTTGGCCcaatggcactgccagcacgGGGGCAGTAGCCCGGGCTCTCTGCAGAGGGAGATGCTCCATGCAGCCATGTctcagggagcagggacaccccCTCCAGGGGCACCAACACAGGCACCAGCCCACATCCCACCCATTGCCCGATCCTCGTGCTGGCATCCCTTGGGGTGAGCAGCGGTACCTGTGGTGGGCAGGAGGCAGGTCCAGACCTTCCCGTTCTGGCAGCACTTCTCAGCACCAGGGCAGCCATGGTCGGAGAGGCAGTACAGTCCGGGGGGCCAAGGGGCTCCGCTTGCCCCCACTGGGCACTCACCCACTTTGGGGGGGGCAGGTGGGGCAGTGGGGGTCCAATGTTCCTGCAGGGCCTGGTGAGGAGATGCAGTGAGGGTGAGGGCAGTGCCCTggtccctggggctgtgctgctgggccagGGCGAGCAGCGCCAGGAGCACCAGAAGGGTGCAGTGGCCCAGCATTGCGCTGCAGTCAATGTGCTTCTGAGCAATGGGCTGGGATTTAAACCCTGCTGGAGTGGAGGCTGGCCAAGCCAAGCTGCTCCTTCTCATGGCAGCACACTTCCAGGACTGTGGGAGTGCTGGGCATGAACAATTCAGCTTGGGGGAGACTCCTGGGGCAGTTCTGGGCTTATGGCCCATGGCTGACACATCCGCAGCTCCCTTTCTGGGTCACTGGTGACCTGTGAGCAGCTGGGCCAAGGGCTGAGCAGCACTCCCAGAGCCACACCATTGAGAGCATGGATGGGACACAGGAGCGGTCCTGTCCCAGTCTTCAGTGTCCGCTGGATCCCTCCTGgcacacctggagcagggagagctgctgtggagctgtggtgctggcacagcctgcacCTGCACCGCAGAGAGAGGGCGAACCAGCACCAGacactgggcagtgctgggcaagGTGTGGGGCTCACTCAGTCCCAGGGGATGGCTCTGCCAAGGGTGGGGGGCTATGGGGGTGCCAGCCCCTCCCAGGTAGGAGGGACATGCTCTGatcccaggggctgggagcaggagcaggcaggtaCGGAAGAAACAGGGCCCCTGGAGACCTGTGGAGAGCAGGAAGTGCCAGGGGAAagcaggacaggagcaggagcccagATTTGAGCAGGTGGAGAGGGATATGGCAGGGGCAGGCATGGGACCAGGGCATGTGGGTTGCACTGCCAAAAGCTCCTTCAGGCTTCTGCTGTGGGCAAGGTgccatggccaggctgggagggcagAGGTAAGGAGGAGTTTGGGTGATGCTCGTGTACAAGCCCACACTGCAGCCTGTTTGTCTCCTGGCCattgcaggcagggagcagagagcccctctgctctgatgGGACATGGACACAGCTGCACCTTGAGAGTGCTCTGAGCATGGTGGAGGACCCAAGGTGGAGGAGCcagtgtgcagggacagctggggcCATAGACCCAtgggacagccccaggcagggcacaggctggggacCCTTGGAGGCATGACAGAGTCAATTGATGCTGCTGCTTGTGTGAAGCCCTTCCAGGTATCCCTGGCATGGGATGGAGAGGCAGCCATGGCTTGTGGTGGAGAGGTAGCCCCAGCATGGAACAGATAAGTGGCCATGGTGTGGGATGgagaggcagccacagcatgTCAGGGAGAAGCTGCTTTATTGGAGAGAGTGCAAGGGGCTTGCCCTGAGCAGAGAACCCCAGAGAGAAAACTGAGGCTGAAGGCTCCAAGCCAGGGGGATGGTGCAGGGCCACGGCCAGGGCATGTGGGATGGGCATCgggcagcagcttccctgtggctgggctggcaggaggcGGCTGCACCTGCAAAGGAGCAGAGGCTGTGAGTGGGATGGGTGCATAGGCACCGTGCTGTGGTGCTGTGGGATCCCCGGGGCTGGAATGCACCCAGCTGACCTCAGTGGATGGGTGTCACACAGGAGACCTTGCCGCAGCCGTTCCTGCAACACTTCTGGATCCCGGAGCAGTTGGCATCAGTCTTGCACTGGTTGGTGCAGACGCCCAGCATGGGGATGCCCGGGTTGACGGGTGGGCAGGTGCCAGGTTTCTCTGAAAGGCAAAAGAACATGGCTGAGACCTGCTGGCCCTGGCATGGGGGGCAGGGCCTACCCAGCAGGTCCCAAAGCTGTGGGCATGGCCCTGGCCCCATCTGCCATGGAGGAAGGATCATCACGGTAACCAGCATTTCCCCCATCCCACAGATCCGCTTGTTGGCGCTCCTTGCCAGCTGGACCTGATGGGGACACGTCAGGGAGGCCACATGGCACAGTGGTCCCCAACGGTCCCTATGCCCAGCGCTCCCTCTCAGGGACGCATGGCTGGCACAGGATGCACAGCTGCAACATGCAGACGTGATGCAGGCCTTGGCCCTGCTGTCCTCTACAGCTGCCATGGATGGCCCAGGCTGTTTGTTCACAGCACGGGGGCACAGCCTAGGCCTCAGTCAAGATCACAGGCCCCCCAGACAGCCTTTGCCCAGCAGTGTGGAGCCCCTGCCCCACTGCCTGCCACTGGCATTGAGCTCTGGCTCTGCACCATGCTGCCCTCCACTGTGGTGCAGCCAAGCCAGCGCTGTCCCGCAGGCAGCCATGGAGGCACTGGAGCCTCCAGGTCATATCCATCTGTCTGCAGCTGTGGATTCCAACTCCTGCACCCATCTCCTTGGGTCGCTGTCTAGAAGGACTCTTGTGGTGAGCAACAGAGCAGTGCCCCCCACatcctgggctggcagctgcccaGAAGGCTGAGCAGGCAACAAGGACTGCAATGGAGAGTGGTGCAGACCCCACCCTCCACCCAAGCCCCAGCATCATTTAGGGGTGTCCACTCAGCCCATGCATCACTGAGAGGAGGAAGGTGTGAGTGTGGCCCAGCAGGAGCACACCCCGAGCCTGCTGGGCTTCTATGTCCCCGCGCTGCAGCTGAACACACATCGGGCACCCAGGCCTGTGGCCACCACTGCACCCTGGAGCACCCGTACTGCTGGCTGGGACGGGCCGCTGGCTTCGTGGCAGCGGCACCGACTCTGGGCAGCAcggccaggagcaggagggagtgTTACCGTCAGGCTTCTGGCAGGCCTTGCCGCAGGCTGCCGGGCAGCACTTGAGGGTGCTCTCGCAGTCGCCATCGGACTGGCACCCCACTGTGCAGTTCACCGCATCCATCGCCGGGCTCGGGCACACGCCGGCTTTTGCTGCAAGGCAAAGGCGGGGGCGTGGGCAGGCGCGGGGCGGCCGGCGCCGGGCAGGGCGAGGGCTGCGTCCCTTTCCGGGAGAT
This window contains:
- the SPINT4 gene encoding kunitz-type protease inhibitor 4, which translates into the protein MAKPGYCYHIPEVEDLLDKDCGSCHMGASCSRCTRDADCHGATKCCPSKCGYTCQEPVLDFCYLPSVCGNCKALFRRFFFNASSQQCEEFIYGGCGGNRNNFETKGECFQACSHVSN
- the LOC128815952 gene encoding keratin-associated protein 10-4-like is translated as MHSISSSTISPGVFLLLGLLILRAEPSVTPEKGGDSQKPGRCPRDFMRCLRLESPLCANDSSCPAGLKCCHWECRLRCIPPAAEKPGACPAAAPEGLIAPCSFPCLEDKDCLGAQKCCPLGCGSACLEPAQDQPKPSEGPTVQPGPFRERCRGDSDCPDAQKCCNSSCGHQCLPRVPAEDTSPAPVTQRPLQHQWGCFKDEDCPPSHVCCHQLCSRHCVANSQGKDGFCPVRAGLFPSYDCRAWCWHDGECPREEKCCLRGCDYVCLPPSREKPGICPLAEEASLAPCGTTCTKDWQCPGAEKCCSSSRCGYVCSAPEPEKPGVCPKVRPQHASEPCTEMDSCTHDRDCSRQEKCCFSGCAMRCTRPAQEHPGECPRAGPCWDLRRRRGSQCLDDSVCRREEKCCDTGCGRECVAVPRDSGDKADGRCVEECQADSQCPRGQRCTSIGCGHVCMEIPGGRVGVCPIPRERGTCLDLCDFDEECPWGHKCCSNGCGHVCTPASLQERDTVAVPQPSAQRCSEECEADSQCPWGQRCTRTSCGRVCMDAPGGRGGVCPMPGGGGTCLDLCSLDEECPWGHKCCSNGCGHVCTRVPGDAV
- the LOC128816071 gene encoding whey acidic protein-like; this translates as MLGHCTLLVLLALLALAQQHSPRDQGTALTLTASPHQALQEHWTPTAPPAPPKVGECPVGASGAPWPPGLYCLSDHGCPGAEKCCQNGKVWTCLLPTTESPGYCPRAGSAIGPSCGMRCHNDTTCHSGQKCCTRGCCTRCVLAEPAKPGFCPWKRAQRRAAACPNRCTDDRDCPGEHKCCFSGCGLACTPPDTGSHRAAAKPGVCPMVLRGSLGPCLERCDTDSDCTGDDKCCTTGCGHICKPPTKGKPSAHCGAKTPVPPPYLSP